In a single window of the Acidobacteriota bacterium genome:
- a CDS encoding CPBP family intramembrane metalloprotease, which yields MQDPVTASVPVVPTARTATPPTLAARVSALVEVVLASGFPTQVAIGLLLVGAGLDAHAPGGRLSMTYVVTLWLVDAVVLVGLIVALVRLRGERLSVLLFGTRSILREAGLGLALVPVVFGLVIGALVTVRLLWPGLHNVAINPFEDLIQSRSDAAILATVAVLSGGIKEELQRAFVLRRFEQHLGGARVGLVIFSVVFGAGHFIQGWDVGVVTTLLGLFWGILYLKRGSFTASAVSHSGFNVAQIVQFVVFGS from the coding sequence GTGCAAGATCCCGTAACGGCGTCGGTTCCGGTCGTGCCGACGGCCCGGACCGCGACGCCACCAACGCTTGCCGCGCGGGTCTCCGCGCTGGTTGAGGTTGTGCTGGCCTCTGGATTCCCCACGCAGGTGGCGATCGGGCTGCTGCTCGTCGGGGCCGGCCTCGATGCGCACGCCCCAGGCGGCCGCCTTTCAATGACCTACGTGGTGACGCTGTGGCTTGTCGACGCGGTTGTGCTGGTCGGCCTCATCGTGGCGCTCGTCCGGCTTCGCGGCGAGCGCCTCAGCGTGCTGTTGTTCGGTACGCGATCGATCCTGCGCGAGGCCGGGCTGGGCCTGGCTCTGGTACCGGTGGTCTTCGGGCTGGTGATCGGGGCCCTGGTCACCGTGCGCCTGCTGTGGCCGGGCCTGCACAACGTCGCGATCAATCCATTCGAAGACCTGATCCAATCGCGCAGTGATGCCGCCATTCTCGCCACCGTCGCCGTGCTGAGCGGCGGCATCAAGGAAGAACTCCAGCGGGCCTTCGTGCTGCGCCGCTTCGAGCAGCATCTCGGCGGCGCGCGGGTCGGTCTCGTGATCTTCAGCGTGGTCTTCGGCGCGGGACACTTCATCCAGGGATGGGACGTGGGCGTCGTCACGACGCTGCTCGGCCTCTTCTGGGGCATCCTCTACCTGAAACGCGGGAGCTTCACCGCCTCCGCCGTGAGTCACTCTGGCTTCAATGTGGCGCAGATTGTCCAGTTCGTGGTCTTCGGATCGTAG
- a CDS encoding methyltransferase domain-containing protein, translating into MISSRLLTLVRCPDCGGTLRSGQPELVCAACGRQFATSAEYLVLHPGVSYAEQTKYLDEALHADARHEHVSPPLLSAKIRNDVLRQFLAPGSSDTVIDLGCGSGKALVWNADMGAYQVGIDVSPYFAREARAEIDLVLGDLRRLPFATGAFSKGYALDVFEHVSHETLVDVLREAARVLAPGGALFVYSHVRKNSRLAGGLKMVNALAGWLERRGLMDLSRERLRKSDHLNPLADIPDLEAVVASAGFRIARIRYYTPAVGAVVENIFMRLAEHWLSRRAARRAASAGRAIDTAEAARQARSTAKARVDGRGLPYMALRLTTWAMTLDMLLFGRVRSGPFFALLVKDDATSKERRR; encoded by the coding sequence GTGATCTCGTCACGGTTGCTGACCCTGGTCCGGTGTCCTGATTGCGGCGGAACGCTGCGCAGCGGCCAGCCCGAACTGGTCTGCGCGGCGTGTGGTCGCCAATTCGCGACATCCGCGGAGTACCTGGTGCTGCACCCCGGCGTGAGTTACGCGGAACAGACCAAGTACCTCGACGAGGCGCTGCACGCCGACGCACGGCACGAACACGTGTCGCCGCCGCTCCTGTCGGCGAAGATCCGCAATGACGTGCTCCGGCAGTTCCTCGCACCGGGGTCGTCCGACACCGTGATCGATCTCGGGTGCGGCAGTGGCAAGGCCCTCGTCTGGAACGCCGACATGGGCGCATACCAGGTTGGCATCGACGTCAGCCCGTACTTCGCGCGGGAGGCCCGAGCCGAGATCGATCTGGTGCTTGGCGACCTGCGCCGGCTGCCGTTTGCCACCGGCGCGTTTTCGAAAGGCTATGCGCTCGACGTGTTCGAGCACGTGTCGCACGAGACGCTGGTCGACGTGCTGCGCGAAGCCGCACGCGTGCTGGCCCCTGGCGGCGCGCTGTTCGTCTACAGCCACGTGAGGAAGAACTCCCGGCTGGCTGGCGGTCTCAAAATGGTCAATGCCCTGGCGGGCTGGCTCGAACGCCGCGGCCTGATGGATCTGTCGCGCGAGCGGCTGCGAAAATCCGATCACCTCAACCCGCTGGCGGACATTCCCGATCTCGAGGCGGTGGTCGCGTCGGCCGGATTCCGGATCGCGCGCATCCGGTACTACACGCCGGCGGTCGGGGCGGTGGTCGAGAACATCTTCATGAGGCTCGCGGAGCACTGGCTTTCCCGACGCGCGGCCCGACGCGCGGCGTCAGCCGGCCGCGCCATCGACACGGCCGAAGCCGCCCGGCAGGCGCGTTCGACCGCCAAGGCGCGGGTGGATGGCCGGGGTCTGCCCTACATGGCGTTGCGGCTGACCACCTGGGCCATGACGCTCGACATGCTGCTCTTTGGGCGCGTGCGCTCGGGCCCGTTCTTTGCCCTGCTGGTAAAGGACGACGCGACCAGCAAGGAGCGGCGCCGGTGA
- a CDS encoding glycosyltransferase family 4 protein: MRIRYLADIRFPLERANGVQTMETCHALARLGHDVHLVVRPDRFTPGRDPFSYYGLPPMASLHIEQVATPRHLPARRLAYLAQAIRRTVCANDTDVVLTRDLGLAALLLMLPARWRPPVVYESHGFAPAVSAEMPTLHAGAPEAGGAKRRRLDRREQRVWRRADAYVTITAGLARELEQRYGPRPRLAIIPDGARLPVAGNRSDLVHHAPDATPVVCYAGHLYPWKGLDVLVGALGQLTDMRGLIVGGLEGESDFARVKALAEQAAPGRVEFAGMVEPPRVAALLQRADVLVVPNLPSRISAAYTSPLKLFEYMASGRPVVASDLPALREVLRPDDNAVLVEPGSVDALAAGIRRVVGDAAFGRRLAANARRDVAEYTWDKRAERLDAALTAAMETRA, from the coding sequence TTGCGCATTCGGTACTTGGCTGATATTCGCTTCCCGTTGGAGCGCGCCAATGGCGTGCAGACGATGGAGACGTGTCACGCGCTGGCACGCCTGGGCCACGACGTGCACCTGGTGGTGCGACCCGATCGCTTCACGCCCGGGCGTGATCCGTTCTCGTACTACGGCCTGCCGCCGATGGCGTCTCTGCACATTGAACAGGTCGCGACGCCTCGCCATCTTCCGGCGCGCCGCCTCGCGTACCTTGCGCAGGCGATCCGGCGCACGGTCTGCGCGAACGACACCGACGTCGTGCTGACCCGCGATCTGGGACTGGCGGCGCTGCTTTTGATGCTCCCGGCGCGCTGGCGTCCTCCGGTCGTGTATGAGTCGCACGGATTCGCCCCTGCCGTCAGCGCCGAGATGCCCACGCTTCACGCGGGCGCACCTGAGGCTGGAGGCGCGAAACGCCGGCGTCTCGACCGACGCGAACAGCGTGTATGGCGTCGGGCCGACGCGTATGTCACGATCACGGCTGGGCTCGCGCGCGAACTGGAACAGCGCTACGGTCCTCGCCCTCGCCTTGCCATTATCCCGGACGGCGCGCGTCTGCCTGTGGCCGGCAATCGATCCGATCTGGTGCACCACGCTCCCGACGCCACGCCGGTCGTCTGCTACGCGGGTCATCTGTATCCGTGGAAGGGGCTCGACGTACTGGTCGGCGCGCTCGGCCAACTGACCGACATGCGTGGGCTCATCGTGGGCGGCCTCGAGGGTGAAAGCGACTTCGCCAGGGTGAAGGCCCTGGCCGAGCAGGCGGCGCCGGGCCGCGTGGAGTTTGCGGGCATGGTCGAACCGCCGCGTGTCGCGGCCCTCCTGCAGAGAGCCGACGTGCTGGTCGTTCCGAATCTGCCCAGCCGGATATCGGCCGCTTATACGTCGCCGCTCAAGCTGTTCGAGTACATGGCCTCCGGCCGTCCGGTGGTGGCGTCCGATCTGCCGGCGCTCCGGGAAGTGCTCCGGCCTGATGACAACGCGGTACTGGTGGAGCCTGGAAGCGTCGACGCCCTGGCCGCGGGCATCCGGCGCGTCGTCGGCGACGCGGCTTTCGGTCGACGACTGGCGGCGAACGCGCGTCGCGACGTCGCCGAGTACACGTGGGACAAGCGGGCCGAACGGCTCGATGCCGCCCTGACGGCGGCGATGGAGACGCGCGCGTGA
- a CDS encoding glycosyltransferase family 4 protein — MKILYVALDQRVPGTTGGSVHVRSVADGLAALGHDVDVLTTPGDGPFPAGQVQWHAMSPPFGMRHLRGLRAAAVARMAYRVGAEVVIERYHNFGGEGIRAADATDALAVLEVNAPVIDYPGSPKAWFDRLLVVEPMRRWREWQCRRADLVITPTAAIIPAFVPPDRIVEIEWGADTESFRPGAEGQLPFTREPGAVLAVFAGAFRAWHGAINLVRAVRALRARGRSGLQAVLIGDGPEWPRVKEEASHVPGITLTGAVPHDQMPACLAAADIGVAPFDLEAHPPLQLAFYWSPLKVFEYMAAGLPVVAPAIPRLASIVRSHQEGLLYNPREPGGLAEALGRLVDDAALRRTLGAAARERVATSFSWKAHCTRLDKALTAALDARVASGQGPGARHTS; from the coding sequence GTGAAGATCCTGTATGTGGCGCTCGACCAGCGGGTCCCCGGCACCACCGGCGGATCGGTCCATGTGAGGTCGGTGGCCGACGGCCTGGCGGCATTGGGTCATGACGTCGACGTGCTCACCACACCGGGCGACGGGCCGTTTCCCGCCGGCCAGGTCCAGTGGCATGCCATGTCGCCGCCGTTCGGGATGCGTCATCTGCGCGGCCTGCGTGCCGCCGCGGTCGCCCGCATGGCCTACCGCGTCGGCGCCGAAGTCGTCATCGAGCGCTACCACAACTTCGGCGGGGAAGGCATCCGCGCGGCCGATGCGACTGATGCGCTGGCGGTACTCGAGGTCAATGCCCCGGTCATCGACTATCCGGGGTCGCCGAAAGCCTGGTTCGACCGACTCCTCGTTGTCGAGCCGATGCGTCGATGGCGTGAGTGGCAATGCCGGCGCGCCGATCTGGTCATCACACCGACCGCCGCCATCATCCCCGCGTTTGTGCCGCCGGACCGCATCGTCGAAATCGAGTGGGGCGCCGACACTGAATCGTTCAGGCCAGGCGCCGAGGGTCAACTGCCGTTTACCAGGGAACCGGGCGCAGTCCTCGCGGTCTTCGCCGGGGCCTTTCGCGCCTGGCACGGAGCCATCAATCTGGTCCGTGCCGTCCGCGCCCTGCGTGCGCGCGGCCGGAGCGGTCTTCAGGCCGTCCTGATTGGCGACGGCCCCGAATGGCCGCGGGTCAAAGAGGAAGCGTCGCACGTGCCTGGCATCACGCTGACCGGCGCCGTTCCGCACGATCAGATGCCGGCCTGCCTGGCTGCCGCCGACATCGGCGTCGCGCCCTTCGATCTCGAGGCGCACCCGCCGCTTCAACTCGCGTTCTACTGGTCGCCGCTCAAAGTGTTCGAGTACATGGCCGCGGGCCTCCCGGTTGTGGCACCGGCGATTCCCCGCCTCGCCAGCATCGTGCGGTCACACCAGGAGGGCCTGCTCTACAATCCCCGTGAACCCGGCGGTCTGGCCGAAGCGCTCGGGCGCCTGGTCGACGATGCCGCGTTGCGGCGGACGCTGGGAGCCGCGGCGCGCGAGCGTGTGGCGACGTCGTTCAGCTGGAAGGCCCACTGCACGCGACTCGACAAGGCGCTCACCGCGGCGCTCGACGCCCGTGTGGCGTCGGGCCAGGGCCCTGGCGCCAGGCACACGTCCTGA
- a CDS encoding glycosyltransferase family 4 protein — translation MRILIATDAFPPHCGGSGWSTYELARGLRRHGHELIIVQPRPGQASSGTRDYDGFGIEEMAWAAPRVPFVRNVFKNERLWAQLAVRIQEVARAIGADIIHAQHVLTAPAAVEAGQALGIPVVCTVRDYWPVCYWGTLIHDPQSATLCPACSAGMMTRCVRPRAGAAWPAAIPFIPYMRGNLRRKQQSLARADAIVAVSSTIARDLADRSDLLRHARIEVVPNPVDITGVRAAAAGTTAPLEEPYAVFVGKLEVNKGAAFLLPAVERARLPWPLVVVGDGALRDQMEASARRLGRDVRFTGWLGRDEALAWLAHASLLVFPSYGPESLSRVLLESASLGVPMAAMNTGGTIDIVQHEQTGLLSSTPDELGDHVARLVADRALAARLAAQARTHVDRHFEAASVVARIEAIYAAVAKRGTAHA, via the coding sequence ATGCGCATCCTCATCGCGACCGACGCGTTTCCTCCTCACTGCGGCGGCAGCGGGTGGAGCACGTACGAGCTGGCGCGTGGATTGCGCCGGCATGGCCACGAACTGATCATCGTTCAGCCGCGTCCGGGACAGGCATCGAGCGGCACACGCGACTATGATGGCTTCGGGATCGAGGAGATGGCATGGGCCGCGCCGCGCGTGCCGTTTGTCAGGAATGTCTTCAAGAACGAGCGGCTGTGGGCGCAGCTCGCGGTGCGCATCCAGGAAGTGGCACGGGCGATCGGCGCCGACATTATCCACGCGCAACACGTCTTGACCGCTCCAGCCGCGGTGGAGGCCGGGCAGGCCTTGGGGATCCCGGTCGTCTGCACCGTGCGCGACTACTGGCCCGTCTGTTATTGGGGGACGCTCATCCACGATCCGCAGTCGGCCACACTCTGTCCGGCCTGTTCGGCGGGCATGATGACGCGGTGCGTGCGTCCACGCGCCGGAGCAGCCTGGCCAGCGGCCATTCCGTTCATCCCGTACATGCGGGGCAACCTCCGGCGAAAGCAGCAGTCCCTGGCACGCGCCGATGCGATTGTGGCCGTGAGTTCGACGATCGCACGGGATCTGGCGGACCGGTCCGACCTGTTGCGGCATGCCCGGATCGAGGTGGTGCCGAACCCGGTGGACATCACTGGCGTGCGCGCCGCGGCTGCCGGCACCACGGCGCCCCTTGAGGAGCCGTACGCCGTGTTTGTCGGCAAGCTCGAGGTGAACAAAGGCGCGGCTTTCCTGCTGCCGGCCGTCGAGCGTGCACGTCTGCCCTGGCCACTGGTGGTGGTTGGCGATGGCGCCTTGCGCGATCAGATGGAGGCTTCGGCCCGGCGGCTTGGGCGGGACGTGCGGTTCACCGGGTGGCTCGGGCGTGACGAGGCGCTGGCCTGGCTGGCGCACGCATCCCTGCTGGTGTTCCCGTCATACGGCCCGGAATCGTTGAGCCGCGTCCTGCTCGAATCGGCCTCTCTGGGTGTTCCGATGGCCGCCATGAACACCGGCGGCACGATCGATATCGTGCAGCACGAACAGACGGGGCTGTTGTCGTCGACGCCGGACGAACTGGGCGATCACGTGGCGCGGCTGGTGGCGGATCGGGCGCTGGCGGCGCGATTGGCCGCTCAGGCTCGCACCCACGTCGATCGGCATTTCGAGGCGGCGTCGGTCGTCGCGCGCATCGAGGCGATCTACGCCGCGGTCGCCAAGCGAGGGACGGCGCATGCCTGA